From Candidatus Pedobacter colombiensis, one genomic window encodes:
- a CDS encoding transmembrane 220 family protein → MLLSILNSIFCIAFILFAYVNLNDNDSWLWVPIYMVASICCGFAIFNHFYPTVYLAAISFYMIYAVLLFFTKDGVRDWILRYKSPSLVESMQATKPYIEKTREFFGLLIISGALAINYFVAIN, encoded by the coding sequence ATGCTACTGAGTATTTTAAACTCCATTTTTTGCATTGCCTTCATTTTATTCGCTTATGTAAACTTAAACGATAACGATTCCTGGCTTTGGGTACCGATCTATATGGTTGCATCCATTTGTTGTGGATTTGCCATATTTAATCATTTTTATCCTACTGTATATCTGGCAGCCATATCTTTCTATATGATTTATGCTGTACTTTTATTTTTTACGAAGGACGGCGTGCGCGACTGGATACTGCGGTATAAAAGTCCGAGTCTGGTAGAAAGTATGCAGGCCACAAAGCCTTACATAGAAAAAACGAGAGAGTTTTTCGGCTTACTAATTATTAGTGGAGCACTGGCGATTAACTATTTTGTAGCCATTAACTAA
- a CDS encoding EboA domain-containing protein yields the protein MPATEIRSLAELFHQIIKRNLNSDAWSWLEKKVNLVKTEERSVQLNLSFSQLPRITGRNIVELKNNEAAEITLLVPDLEIDHWTIDRLCRVWLLMQLPAGDKETYLKKINGLFAVAEMNEQVALYTALPFYGYPEEWIAKCEEGVRSNIGTVLEAIMYHNPYPAKFLSIPSWNQLVLKAFFMEKEVSKIYGLYERVNPALSETLLDYVQERLAAHRTVAPEIYQLT from the coding sequence ATGCCTGCAACAGAGATAAGAAGTCTAGCGGAACTTTTCCATCAAATCATTAAGCGAAACCTAAACAGCGATGCCTGGTCCTGGCTTGAAAAAAAGGTCAATTTAGTAAAGACTGAAGAAAGATCCGTGCAATTAAACCTTAGCTTCTCTCAGCTTCCGCGAATTACGGGTAGGAATATTGTGGAGCTAAAAAATAATGAAGCAGCAGAGATTACATTATTGGTGCCGGACCTCGAGATTGATCATTGGACAATAGACCGGCTCTGTCGCGTTTGGCTTTTAATGCAGCTCCCTGCTGGTGATAAAGAAACTTACTTAAAAAAGATTAATGGATTATTTGCTGTTGCAGAAATGAATGAGCAAGTTGCTTTATATACTGCTTTGCCTTTTTATGGTTATCCTGAAGAGTGGATCGCAAAATGCGAAGAAGGAGTAAGGAGTAACATTGGAACCGTACTAGAAGCCATTATGTACCATAATCCTTATCCGGCTAAATTCCTATCCATACCATCATGGAACCAACTGGTGTTAAAAGCCTTTTTTATGGAGAAAGAAGTGAGCAAGATCTACGGACTTTACGAAAGGGTAAACCCGGCATTGTCTGAAACCTTATTGGATTATGTACAGGAACGTCTGGCTGCGCATAGAACCGTAGCACCGGAGATTTATCAATTGACATAA
- a CDS encoding TatD family hydrolase has protein sequence MCCNENFEERNQGKKIQTTLDLNDINGMKFFDPHVHMTSRTTDDYQAMADAGIVALIEPAFWLGQPRTGVDSFTDYYSSLIGWERFRSSQFGIKHYCTIGLNSREANNEKLAEQVIEILPQFIFKEGVVGIGEIGFDDQTAAEEKYFRLQLDLALEAALPVQIHTPHRDKKKGTQRSMDIAIEQGLPPHMVIVDHNNEETVKEVLDRGFWAAFTIYPFTKMGNERMVEVVKQYGSERIMINSAADWGISDPLAIPKTAALMKRSGISLTDIELVTYRNAITAFAQSGQINEDDFITVKNIDQSQKFASNSILRGGQQPRIDKNSIIIS, from the coding sequence ATGTGCTGTAATGAGAATTTTGAGGAAAGAAACCAAGGGAAAAAGATACAAACTACCCTTGACCTGAACGACATCAATGGGATGAAGTTTTTCGATCCGCATGTACACATGACTTCCCGTACTACGGACGATTATCAGGCCATGGCCGATGCCGGTATTGTGGCACTGATAGAACCAGCCTTTTGGCTTGGACAACCACGAACCGGGGTAGATAGCTTTACCGATTATTATAGCAGCCTGATTGGCTGGGAAAGGTTCAGGTCATCGCAATTTGGTATTAAACACTATTGTACCATAGGACTAAATTCTCGTGAGGCCAACAATGAAAAACTGGCTGAACAGGTAATTGAAATTTTGCCACAGTTTATTTTTAAGGAAGGTGTAGTGGGGATTGGCGAAATCGGTTTTGATGATCAGACCGCAGCCGAAGAGAAATATTTTCGACTACAACTAGATTTGGCGCTGGAGGCTGCACTACCGGTACAAATCCACACGCCACATCGCGATAAGAAAAAAGGCACACAACGGAGCATGGACATTGCCATTGAACAAGGTTTACCCCCGCACATGGTTATCGTAGATCATAACAATGAGGAAACAGTAAAAGAAGTACTCGACAGAGGTTTTTGGGCAGCCTTTACCATTTACCCTTTTACAAAAATGGGAAATGAACGTATGGTAGAGGTGGTTAAACAATATGGTTCGGAAAGAATCATGATCAATTCTGCCGCTGATTGGGGGATTAGCGATCCTTTGGCTATCCCTAAAACTGCCGCTTTAATGAAAAGATCCGGAATTAGCTTAACTGATATTGAACTGGTTACCTATCGCAATGCCATTACTGCATTTGCACAAAGTGGCCAGATTAATGAGGATGATTTTATTACGGTTAAAAATATTGATCAGAGCCAGAAATTTGCCAGCAATTCCATCTTACGTGGTGGACAACAACCAAGAATAGACAAGAACTCAATCATCATTTCATAA
- the eboC gene encoding UbiA-like protein EboC (EboC, a homolog the polyprenyltransferase UbiA, belongs to system of proteins involved in the trafficking of precursor metabolites to an extracytoplasmic compartment so that the biosynthesis of certain natural products, such as scytonemin, can be completed.): MKKLLGYLRLMRPANVVTAVADVMAGIAIAGYFVQLAPGSFGWGNGPQISLLPVILLCIATIGLYSGGIILNDVFDTDLDKIERPERPIPSGLVSKKAATIFGGIFFFIGVFAAGLYNPNSQYLAVAIMVSCLIYNKFLKHSAIFGPLNMGLCRGLNLLLGISIIPTEIQHWWFLAIVPIIYIAAITMISRGEVHGGNKKTLYFASLLYVIVIAAILVVAQTNGNLLPALIFIVPFSLMIFTPLFIAIQYPLGKNIGKTVKSGVIALILMNASWAAAFGIWNVAIFIVILLPISLLLGKAFAVT, from the coding sequence ATGAAGAAACTATTGGGCTACCTGAGGCTAATGCGCCCGGCCAATGTGGTTACAGCTGTTGCCGATGTAATGGCAGGAATAGCCATTGCGGGTTATTTTGTACAATTGGCTCCCGGAAGTTTTGGTTGGGGAAATGGGCCACAAATTTCACTCCTTCCTGTTATCCTGTTGTGTATAGCTACCATAGGCCTTTATAGTGGTGGAATTATCCTTAACGATGTTTTTGATACTGATCTGGATAAAATTGAACGGCCCGAGCGCCCCATTCCAAGTGGACTAGTTTCCAAAAAAGCAGCAACCATTTTTGGCGGCATCTTTTTCTTTATCGGCGTTTTTGCAGCAGGTCTTTATAATCCAAATTCTCAGTATCTTGCCGTGGCCATTATGGTATCCTGTCTGATTTATAATAAATTCCTAAAACACAGTGCTATTTTTGGTCCATTAAATATGGGGCTATGCCGTGGTTTAAATTTACTGTTAGGCATAAGTATCATCCCAACAGAAATACAACACTGGTGGTTTTTAGCTATTGTACCCATCATTTATATCGCTGCAATTACCATGATTAGCAGAGGTGAGGTTCATGGGGGAAATAAAAAAACGCTTTACTTTGCTTCATTGCTCTATGTTATAGTAATTGCGGCTATTTTAGTAGTAGCACAAACCAATGGCAACCTGCTACCTGCGCTTATTTTTATAGTTCCATTTAGCTTAATGATTTTTACACCCCTTTTTATTGCCATCCAATATCCGCTTGGCAAAAACATTGGGAAAACCGTAAAATCAGGAGTTATTGCCCTAATTCTAATGAACGCATCCTGGGCTGCAGCATTTGGCATATGGAACGTTGCTATATTTATTGTGATTTTATTACCTATATCATTACTATTAGGCAAAGCCTTTGCCGTTACCTAG
- a CDS encoding 3-dehydroquinate synthase — translation MSYLEQSFSVKFDYKIYFTNSLFEGTNTSLVNFFKGRPAEGSQKIYFVIDEGVTIVHPTLINDIKAYFDLHREVNLINDIMIVPGGEASKNDTNLFDLLVGAVDVHGIDRHSYIAAIGGGAVLDLVGYAAAVSHRGIKHIRIPTTVLSQNDSGIGVKNGINYKGKKNFLGTFAPPAAVFNDEQFLLTLTDRDYRSGISEAIKVALIKDPEFFYWIENHADELASRHTGSMNYLIKHCAKLHLDHIAGADPFETGSARPLDFGHWSAHKQEQLSQFSVLHGEAVAMGIALDSTYSFFAGLLTEDKLQRILSVLLRLSFEITDPIIQVNDDQSPILKGLGEFQEHLGGKLTITLLTDLGTGKEVHEMDHQLLIKASGYVSDFAKKHVILDSINQ, via the coding sequence ATGAGTTATTTAGAACAGTCTTTCAGCGTCAAATTCGACTATAAAATATACTTTACCAATTCCCTTTTTGAAGGCACAAATACCAGCCTTGTCAACTTTTTTAAAGGAAGACCGGCAGAAGGAAGTCAAAAAATATATTTTGTTATTGATGAAGGAGTAACCATTGTGCATCCAACCCTTATAAATGACATCAAAGCTTATTTTGATCTGCACCGCGAAGTAAACCTGATTAATGATATCATGATCGTTCCCGGTGGCGAAGCCTCAAAAAACGATACCAACTTATTTGATCTGCTGGTTGGCGCAGTAGATGTTCATGGTATAGACCGACACTCCTATATTGCCGCCATTGGTGGAGGTGCTGTACTTGACCTGGTTGGCTATGCTGCCGCAGTGTCGCACAGAGGCATTAAACACATCCGTATTCCTACTACAGTATTGTCGCAAAACGACTCCGGAATTGGCGTTAAAAACGGCATCAATTACAAAGGAAAGAAGAACTTTCTGGGCACCTTTGCCCCTCCCGCTGCCGTATTTAATGATGAACAATTTTTACTCACTTTAACCGACAGGGATTACCGTTCAGGAATTTCAGAAGCTATAAAAGTTGCCCTTATTAAAGATCCGGAGTTTTTTTACTGGATAGAAAATCATGCTGATGAACTGGCTTCAAGGCATACCGGCAGCATGAACTACCTGATTAAACATTGTGCAAAACTACATTTAGACCATATTGCCGGAGCCGATCCCTTTGAAACCGGATCAGCAAGGCCATTAGATTTTGGTCATTGGAGCGCCCATAAACAGGAACAACTTAGTCAATTTAGTGTTTTACATGGGGAAGCTGTAGCCATGGGAATTGCGCTCGACAGCACTTATTCCTTTTTTGCAGGCTTACTAACGGAGGATAAATTGCAACGCATATTGTCTGTATTGTTGCGACTTTCTTTCGAAATCACTGATCCTATTATCCAGGTTAACGATGATCAATCACCAATTTTAAAAGGGTTAGGTGAATTTCAGGAGCATTTGGGCGGTAAACTAACCATCACGTTACTAACTGACCTGGGTACTGGAAAAGAAGTGCATGAAATGGATCATCAGCTACTAATTAAAGCAAGCGGCTATGTCTCAGATTTTGCCAAAAAACATGTCATTTTAGATTCTATAAATCAATAG